The Persephonella sp. IF05-L8 genome contains a region encoding:
- a CDS encoding rhodanese-like domain-containing protein translates to MKKIAIVLGILIFAKAFAYTDVSAEEFAKLMKEKDVVVLDVRTPDEYFKDGHIKGANLIPVQLFQYIFLGGKGFKGKKVLVYCRSGNRSVTASKMLEQMGLKHVYNLKGGILEWKAKNLPVEYNQK, encoded by the coding sequence ATGAAAAAAATTGCAATAGTTTTGGGGATTTTAATTTTTGCAAAAGCTTTTGCTTATACTGATGTTTCAGCTGAAGAATTTGCAAAACTTATGAAGGAAAAGGATGTTGTTGTGTTAGATGTTAGAACACCAGATGAGTATTTTAAAGATGGTCATATAAAAGGTGCCAATCTAATTCCTGTTCAACTTTTCCAGTATATATTTCTTGGTGGAAAAGGGTTTAAAGGCAAAAAGGTTTTAGTTTACTGTAGAAGTGGCAACAGAAGTGTTACAGCCAGTAAAATGCTGGAACAGATGGGGTTGAAACATGTTTATAATCTGAAAGGCGGCATTTTAGAATGGAAAGCTAAGAACCTTCCTGTTGAGTATAATCAGAAATAA
- the ybeY gene encoding rRNA maturation RNase YbeY — translation MNKILISKDIYDRHITKKFVKEVAEKILKELNLDNVELSITLTDNDTIQQINKEWRKKDKPTDVLSFPIDEKPPGYKYKILGDVIISLPYAKKQAEEIGLSYKEEIVRLLTHGILHLLGYDHETCPAEAKRMFDLQDRIFEKVISDYTQQEGS, via the coding sequence ATGAACAAAATCCTAATAAGTAAAGATATATACGACAGACATATCACAAAAAAGTTTGTGAAAGAAGTTGCAGAAAAAATCCTGAAAGAGCTTAATCTGGACAATGTGGAACTCAGTATAACCCTGACAGACAACGATACAATACAACAGATTAATAAAGAGTGGAGAAAAAAGGACAAACCAACAGATGTCTTATCCTTCCCTATAGATGAAAAACCTCCAGGATATAAATACAAAATACTGGGAGATGTGATTATCTCCCTTCCTTATGCAAAAAAACAGGCAGAAGAAATAGGTCTGTCCTACAAAGAAGAAATAGTCAGGCTTCTAACCCACGGAATTTTACATCTACTTGGCTATGACCATGAAACCTGCCCTGCAGAAGCCAAAAGAATGTTTGACCTGCAGGACAGAATATTTGAAAAGGTTATTTCTGATTATACTCAACAGGAAGGTTCTTAG